From Aquabacter sp. L1I39, the proteins below share one genomic window:
- the fdnG gene encoding formate dehydrogenase-N subunit alpha has translation MNMELSRRQFLRTAGAGIAGTTLGAFGFGGVEQALADAIRPFKLVNTTEVRNTCTYCSVACGILIFSKGDLKKGEKAEITHIEGDVDHPTNRGTLCPKGAALLDIVHSKTRLQYPMIRKAGSDKFERVSWDVALDRIARVLKDDRDKNFIAKNNDGVTVNRWVTTGFLAASATTNETAFATYKVVRSLGLLAFDNQARVUHGPTVSSLGPTFGRGAMTNSWTDIKNTDLVIIMGGNAAEAHPCGFKWVTEAKATRGAKLVVVDPRFTRSAAVADYYAPIRQGSDIAFLLGVMNYCILNNKVQWEYVKAFTNASYLVKDGFTYQDGLFTGYDEQKRDYNRSTWDYQMGPDGYALTDPTLQDPRCVWNLLKQHVSIYTPDMVSRITGTPKDKFLKVCEMIAECSSPTKTMTSMYALGWTQHSKGSQNIRCMAMLQLILGNIGVRGGGMNALRGHSNIQGLTDLGLMSNLIPGYLTLPTEKEADFATYMSTRGFKPLQPNQMSYWQNYKKFFVSFQKAMWGAAATPENNFAYDYLPKLDVPAYDVLRAFELMDHGKMNAYFCQGFNPLQAFPNKAKLASALSKLKLLVVMDPLETETARFWENHGVYNPADPAKIQTEVIQLPTTCFAEDEGALVNSGRWLQWHWAGGTPPGEAKHDAWIMAQIHLRVKALYQKEGGAFPDPIVNLHWPYKDPNEPTPEELAKEMNGYVVADVMDPNDPTKKILEKGKQLPGFGVLRDDGSTACGCWIYSGCFTEAGNMMARRDNSDPDNTGAYLKWSFAWPANRRIIYNRASADINGKPWDDTRKLLWWDGAKWTGYDVPDIAPTAKPQDVGPFIMNPEGVSRLFTRGMMRDGPFPVHYEPFESPVANVIAPKVRGNPVARVFKDDFAQFADVASKEFPYAATSYRLTEHFHYWTKNNHVNSVLQPEFFVEISEELAKEKGIANAGWVRVWSKRGSVFAKAYVTKRIRPLTVDGKTVHIVGIPIHWGFVGAAKKGFPANVLTPFVGDANIETPEFKAFCVNIEPSTGPVA, from the coding sequence ATGAATATGGAGCTCTCGCGGCGCCAGTTCTTACGAACGGCGGGTGCGGGGATCGCGGGGACGACGCTTGGAGCCTTCGGCTTCGGCGGCGTCGAACAAGCGCTGGCGGACGCGATCCGACCGTTCAAGCTCGTCAACACCACCGAGGTGCGCAACACCTGCACCTATTGCTCGGTGGCGTGCGGCATCCTCATCTTTTCCAAGGGCGACCTGAAGAAGGGCGAGAAGGCCGAAATCACCCATATCGAGGGTGACGTCGACCACCCGACCAATCGCGGCACCCTGTGCCCGAAGGGCGCGGCCCTTCTCGACATCGTCCATTCCAAGACGCGCCTCCAATATCCGATGATCCGCAAGGCGGGCTCGGACAAGTTCGAGCGCGTGAGCTGGGACGTGGCGCTGGACCGGATCGCGCGGGTCCTCAAGGACGATCGCGACAAGAATTTCATCGCCAAGAACAATGACGGCGTGACCGTGAACCGCTGGGTGACCACCGGTTTCCTCGCCGCCTCGGCCACCACCAACGAGACCGCGTTCGCCACCTACAAAGTGGTGCGCAGCCTCGGACTTCTGGCATTCGACAACCAAGCGCGCGTTTGACACGGCCCCACGGTGTCCAGTTTGGGCCCAACTTTTGGCCGTGGCGCGATGACCAATTCGTGGACCGATATCAAGAATACGGACCTGGTCATCATCATGGGCGGCAATGCCGCCGAGGCGCATCCGTGCGGGTTTAAATGGGTGACGGAGGCGAAAGCCACCCGTGGCGCCAAGCTCGTCGTCGTCGATCCGCGCTTCACGCGGTCCGCGGCGGTGGCGGACTATTACGCCCCCATCCGTCAAGGCTCCGACATCGCGTTCCTCCTGGGCGTGATGAATTACTGCATCCTGAACAACAAGGTGCAGTGGGAGTATGTGAAGGCGTTCACGAACGCGTCTTACCTGGTGAAGGACGGCTTTACCTATCAGGACGGCCTGTTCACCGGCTATGACGAGCAGAAGAGGGACTACAACCGCTCCACCTGGGACTACCAGATGGGACCAGACGGCTATGCCCTCACCGACCCGACCTTGCAGGACCCCCGCTGCGTCTGGAACCTCCTGAAGCAGCATGTGTCCATCTACACGCCGGACATGGTCTCGCGCATCACCGGCACGCCCAAGGACAAGTTCCTGAAGGTGTGCGAGATGATCGCGGAATGCTCATCGCCCACCAAGACGATGACCTCCATGTACGCGCTTGGCTGGACCCAGCATTCCAAGGGGTCGCAGAACATCCGCTGCATGGCCATGCTCCAGCTCATCCTGGGCAATATCGGCGTGCGCGGCGGCGGCATGAATGCGTTGCGCGGTCACTCCAACATCCAGGGGCTGACCGACCTCGGGCTCATGTCCAACCTGATCCCCGGCTATCTGACCTTGCCGACGGAAAAGGAAGCCGATTTCGCCACCTACATGTCGACGCGCGGCTTCAAGCCGTTGCAGCCGAACCAGATGAGCTACTGGCAGAACTACAAGAAGTTCTTCGTCAGTTTCCAGAAGGCCATGTGGGGCGCGGCGGCGACGCCGGAAAACAACTTCGCCTATGACTACCTGCCGAAGCTCGACGTGCCGGCCTATGACGTCCTGCGCGCCTTCGAGCTGATGGACCATGGCAAGATGAACGCCTATTTCTGCCAGGGCTTCAATCCCCTGCAGGCGTTCCCCAACAAGGCGAAGCTGGCCTCGGCGCTCTCCAAGCTGAAGCTGCTGGTGGTGATGGATCCGCTGGAGACGGAGACGGCGCGGTTCTGGGAGAACCATGGCGTCTACAATCCCGCGGACCCGGCCAAGATCCAGACCGAAGTGATCCAGCTGCCCACCACCTGCTTTGCGGAGGATGAGGGCGCGCTGGTGAATTCCGGCCGCTGGCTGCAATGGCACTGGGCGGGCGGCACGCCTCCGGGCGAGGCCAAGCACGACGCCTGGATCATGGCGCAGATCCATCTGCGGGTGAAAGCGCTCTACCAGAAGGAAGGCGGGGCCTTCCCCGATCCCATCGTCAACCTCCACTGGCCCTATAAGGACCCGAACGAGCCCACTCCCGAGGAGCTCGCCAAGGAAATGAACGGCTATGTGGTCGCGGACGTGATGGATCCGAACGACCCCACCAAGAAGATCCTGGAGAAGGGCAAGCAACTGCCCGGCTTCGGCGTGCTGCGCGACGACGGCTCCACCGCCTGCGGCTGCTGGATCTATTCCGGCTGCTTCACGGAGGCGGGCAACATGATGGCCCGGCGGGACAATTCCGATCCCGACAATACCGGCGCCTATCTGAAATGGTCGTTCGCCTGGCCCGCCAACCGGCGCATCATCTACAATCGCGCCTCCGCCGACATCAACGGCAAGCCGTGGGACGACACCCGCAAGCTGCTGTGGTGGGACGGGGCGAAATGGACCGGATACGACGTGCCGGACATCGCCCCCACCGCCAAGCCGCAGGATGTGGGCCCCTTCATCATGAACCCGGAAGGCGTCTCCCGCCTGTTCACCCGGGGCATGATGCGGGACGGTCCCTTCCCGGTGCATTACGAGCCGTTCGAGAGCCCGGTGGCCAACGTCATCGCCCCGAAGGTCCGGGGCAATCCGGTGGCCCGCGTGTTCAAGGACGACTTCGCCCAGTTCGCCGACGTGGCGTCCAAGGAGTTCCCCTATGCGGCGACCTCCTACCGCCTCACGGAGCACTTCCACTACTGGACCAAGAACAACCATGTGAACTCGGTCCTGCAGCCGGAATTCTTCGTGGAGATATCGGAAGAACTGGCGAAGGAGAAGGGCATCGCCAATGCCGGCTGGGTGCGCGTGTGGTCGAAGCGGGGCTCGGTCTTCGCCAAGGCCTATGTGACCAAGCGCATCCGTCCGCTCACAGTGGACGGCAAGACGGTGCACATCGTGGGCATCCCCATCCATTGGGGGTTCGTGGGCGCGGCCAAGAAAGGCTTCCCCGCCAACGTGCTCACGCCCTTCGTGGGCGATGCGAACATCGAGACGCCGGAGTTCAAGGCGTTCTGCGTCAATATCGAGCCCTCGACCGGGCCGGTGGCATGA